Proteins encoded together in one Xanthomonas vesicatoria ATCC 35937 window:
- a CDS encoding DUF6573 family protein, with the protein MFTASDIIHTHTHTHTHTRADLIEDGDLVDVSTLAREAGFKVPVAVTRAVWADCVAWSQDDTKRKRVPQDEEGRLWDVLFMARNFAARNAQGNRVPFALHRVPREGKGHQARIVTLHMHIGGDNGEPVITIMQPTED; encoded by the coding sequence ATGTTCACCGCATCCGACATCATCCATACCCATACCCATACCCATACCCATACCCGCGCTGACCTGATCGAGGACGGCGACCTGGTGGACGTGTCTACCCTCGCCCGCGAGGCCGGCTTTAAGGTGCCGGTTGCCGTCACGCGTGCCGTCTGGGCGGACTGCGTTGCATGGAGTCAGGACGACACCAAGCGCAAGCGCGTGCCGCAGGATGAGGAAGGCCGCTTGTGGGATGTGCTGTTCATGGCGCGCAACTTCGCCGCCCGCAACGCCCAGGGCAACCGGGTGCCGTTCGCCCTGCACCGGGTGCCCCGTGAGGGCAAAGGCCACCAGGCCCGTATCGTGACCCTGCACATGCATATCGGCGGCGACAACGGCGAGCCGGTCATCACCATCATGCAGCCGACCGAAGACTGA